agcctggctgccccaGAAGAACAGGTACTCCTGTCAAGACGAGGTATTTGAAAACCTATTTGCCTGTTCATTTATGGCAGGATGCTACCGAATCAGGAAAGCCCGAGCTTCCTCAGAAGCTCATCTCACAAAAGGCCCTTAGCATGCAGAGTTCACATGTTCAGAGCACGGTACGCTCATTACCAACAAAACCGTGCCACCCTGTCTGAAAGCGTCATTCCCAGTGCCATAGGGAACTTTGCCAAACTACAGTGTGAGGAAGGTTAACAAGCCCactgtttatttttgctgctgctttcaaaaGCTTGTGAGTAGCTCCAAAATGGATACAGAATgagccctccccatcccacaaGCACCTGGAAAACACCACACTCATTCAGCAGAGATACCCTTTTTAAATCGAAGAGGCGAGGGACCCAAATACAGAGGTTGGTAAAGAGGGAAACCATAAGAAGCCCTCAGCCTGCTTCCCAACATTAAGCAGAAGCAGCTGGGACAGAGTGAGAGCGGGGAGCGCATGGACAGGCATCACCGTGGGTCTCGGGGAGGGAAAGAGGGCCAGGCTGCCGTGTGCTGCTTCCTCGAAGGACCCGTATCTTCCAGCCGCAGCCCATTTCTTCTGGTGGGCTGGGGCACAGCCCGGATGGGCGCCTGCAGAGGAGGCCAAGGGGGGACCTCGCCCTCCCGCCGCCTGGGCCTCCCCAGGTCCGCCTAGGCCAGGCGGGGGtagggagggaggagcagggatGCCGGCGGGGTGGAGACGGCTGGAGAAGGGACCACTGCCATCTTAATGACACAGCACCGACTCGCCCCCCGCCTGCCGGGCCACGCCACGCGGTGAGGCCGGAGGGGCAGCTCAGACACGGGCAGGGCGGgacccccggcccgccccccgccgccaaGGGCCGGGCCCGGGTCGCGTCCCGGCCCCCCGCCGGACTTCCAAGTCCCGGCATGCCCCCGCagcggggggtggggtgggtgtcgGGGGGCACCCGCTCTCCAGGcacgcggggccgggccgggccgggccaggccgccGCTGCCGACCGGGGCGAGCGACCTGCCCACGCCCGCTCCGGCCCCAGAACTACAGCCCCCAGCGCGCCGCGGCCGGgaggggcgcggcgcgggggacGCCGGGCGCTGTAGTCCCCGAGGGCCCAGCGCTCCGCCCGCCCGCGGGCCGCTCCGGCCGCCGGGGAACCACAAGTCCCAtggtgccccgcgcgggcggcagCCCGACGGGCGGGTGGGCTGGGAACGGGCCGGAGCGGGGGGCAGCCCGGCGAGGCGGACGGGCCGGCCGCGGGGCGCGCTTACCGGCGTGTCAAAGGAAAAGGCGCACTCGTCCTTGTGGACCCGGTCGCCGGCCTTGGGCACCCGGATGGACGGCAACACCGAGAGCAGCGCCTCGCTCAGCTCCGCCATGACAGCGGCTCACTGCAGCACCGCCCACAGCCCCACCCTAACCAATCAGAGCCCAGCGTGGTCAGGCGGGCTCGGGCCAATCCCGCGCCGCACGGGCGCGCCGGCAGCGAGGCTGAGGGACGGGCCCGCGGCACCGCCCGGCAGGTTCGCCCAATCGCAGCCACCCTTCGGCCGTCACGGGAGGCGGTGCCGAGCTCCTCGCCCAATGGCGGCGTAAAGCGGAGCGGGGGCGGGGAGCTCCCCGAAGATTGACAGTGAGCCGGCGGCGGACGAGGCGGGACGTGCCGGGCGGGGACTGAGgagccgccgggccgcccccgcgggagATGGGCGTCCTGGGGCGgtcccgggggcggggcggggcggggtgggcccCTCCTCCGTGCGGGGGCCAATGGGGCGGCACCGCCCGGCGCGCGGGAGATTTGAATCGGGGCGGCgggtggggcagggcagcagcgcGGCTCGGCGCCCGCCGCTATGGGGGTCTCCGGCAGCGCCCCGGCTacccccgccgccctccgcaaCAAGCACCTGGCGCACGTCAGCGACCCCCGCTCCCCCAGCGCTGGCATCCTGCGCACCCCCATCGAGGTAGGGGCCCTCccgcgggccgcccgccgccgctcccctcctcggcggccccggcccgccgcccccacgcctGCCCTCTCCGCAGGTGGTGAGCTCCCCGGCGGGCAGCCCTCAGCCCGGTCCCGCCGAGCCGGCGGTGGGCACCAGCCAGGACCGGGACCCGCGCTCGCCCACGCCCGGCATCTCCCGCACGCCCATGAGAGCCGCGTCGAGTGGTGAGTGAGGCCGGCCCGGGAGGGCGGGCGGGTGGGCTGCCCGGCGGCTGACCCCGtcttccatccttccctccccgGCAGACAGCGTGGACCGCCTGGTGAAGCAGCTCAGCGAGGCCTTCGGGACCGACCCCGCCCCCCAGGAGCCGGCAGCAGAGGAGCCGGCCCGGGGGAGCTccccccccgcgggcggcccggaggcgGCCGCCCCCTCGGGGGAAGAGGCGGAGAGGCCGCCCTCTCCCAGCGCGGCCCCGGCTCGGGCAGCCCGTGTTGCCGGGCCCGGCTTCTCCTCGGGTAAGTGCTGGGTATGGTGGGCAACACAGCTAAGGCTCCGTGTGCCTGGAGAGCTGCACGGTCCGTGGTATGAGCAGGTCAGGGCTCTCGGCATCCTCTggagcctggccctggggctctgcggGTGGGAGGCCCCTCTGGGAACTGTTCTTTTATCGAACTGACTTCTGTCAGGAATTGAAAAATTAGGTTTTCAATCTGTAGTCAAAATCAAGAAGTAAATATACCTCTTTAAGAGGCAAATGTCAGCTCTTCTCCCCGAGGCAGGTTTGTAGTTGTGGAGGcctgttcagagggaccttgcAGTTTCTCCTTGGGAAGAGCCGGGGAGCGAGGGTGGGAAGCACATCCAAGTGCTACAACTGAGTGGTAATACAGACTGTGTTTCAGAAAAGTGTGctgagcatctctcctatgaggagagggctggggctgttcagcctgtagcagggagggctcggggggggtCTTGttaatatgtataaatacctgaaggaagggtaTAAGGAAGGGAgagccaggttcttttcagtggtgcccagtgatgggaccagaggcaatgggcacaaactggaacacaggaagctccatctgaacatcaggaaacatttttttcactgtgaggatgaCTGAGTACTAGAGCAGGGTTCCCAGAGAGGTTACAGAGTCTCTAttcttagagatattcaaaagtcatctagacatagtcctgggcaactggctctaggtggccctgctggagcagggggtttggaccagatgacctccggaggtcccttccacctCAACCTTTCTGTGATCCCTTTACCTGGAAGTCCTTGGGTAATAAGTCTTAACTGTGCAGGCAAACAAGCTAGGTCATAAAGGCCAGGAGGCATTTAAAATCCAGGACCCTCTAGTCTTGTGATACACTGACATACTTACTTCTGTCACTAGGGAGCAAGCCCGTAAGACGCAAGACCAACAACAAAATCATGGCAACATCTGGTGGAACTGGTCGCTCTCCCCTCAGCATCCTACAAGACGATAATTCCCCCAGTGCTCCTGCCCCTCGCCAGGTAAGGCTTAGTGAGTCATACTGTGGGAGGTAGAATGGgctaaaaaaaggggggggggaaccccaaatGCTTCGATTTCTGTGTTTTGTAGGGCCCCGGTTTGGAACTGTGGCCTCCTAGGCCTGTAGAGCCTGGTGACTTCATAAGTATTTTTCTGTGGGTCAGTCTTGTCCCTAGATGCCTCCAAGTCTTATTCAATGTCTGTATCTTTGGCCTTACCATGATATTGGCCATTTCAGTGCATCCTTTCTCTTTAGGCTGTAGAAAGAAGCCTGTCACTCTTAAACCTTATCAGAAGAGAGCCAAAGCTTGAATGGCCTGAAAATGGGCTACGTGTTCCACTGAGAAGTAACTAACCCTCAATTAACTTGTGTTTTACACTGTATGTTTGCGGGTGTTTTTCAT
This genomic interval from Calonectris borealis chromosome 1, bCalBor7.hap1.2, whole genome shotgun sequence contains the following:
- the CDCA3 gene encoding cell division cycle-associated protein 3; the encoded protein is MGVSGSAPATPAALRNKHLAHVSDPRSPSAGILRTPIEVVSSPAGSPQPGPAEPAVGTSQDRDPRSPTPGISRTPMRAASSDSVDRLVKQLSEAFGTDPAPQEPAAEEPARGSSPPAGGPEAAAPSGEEAERPPSPSAAPARAARVAGPGFSSGSKPVRRKTNNKIMATSGGTGRSPLSILQDDNSPSAPAPRQGKRHVMGENLGEKKEVIVDLSRSLKSENCAWSDLNKENQQCPFVEN